A single Xylella taiwanensis DNA region contains:
- a CDS encoding copper homeostasis protein CutC, protein MSVSPVLEVAAGSVAAALAAQQGGAMRVELCNGLDGGGLTPSYGMLGVAREHLHIPLYVLIRPRVGDFVFSAQEMDVMCRDVEYCVRLGCDGVVLGALDPAGDVDMGMMRALIAAAGPLGVTFHRAMDVSADPARTLEDAIALGCERVLTSGARPSALEGAETIAALVVQAAGRIVVMPGAGVSAGNVVQLRVLTGAYEFHASARRVVAARRLGPHPYIRDLGGDYACTDADKVRQIVTLLSQE, encoded by the coding sequence ATGAGCGTGTCGCCTGTACTGGAGGTGGCTGCTGGTTCGGTTGCTGCGGCGCTCGCCGCGCAGCAGGGCGGGGCAATGCGGGTGGAGTTGTGCAATGGACTGGATGGTGGCGGGTTGACTCCGTCGTATGGGATGTTGGGCGTTGCGCGTGAACATCTGCATATCCCGCTATATGTGTTGATTCGGCCTCGGGTCGGCGATTTTGTGTTCTCCGCGCAGGAGATGGACGTGATGTGCCGTGATGTGGAGTATTGCGTGCGTCTTGGTTGCGATGGCGTGGTGTTGGGTGCATTGGATCCGGCGGGTGATGTTGACATGGGGATGATGCGCGCGCTGATCGCCGCGGCTGGGCCGCTCGGTGTGACTTTTCATCGTGCGATGGATGTCAGTGCGGATCCAGCACGTACGTTGGAGGATGCGATTGCGTTGGGTTGCGAGCGGGTGCTGACGTCAGGGGCACGTCCGAGTGCGCTGGAGGGTGCTGAAACAATTGCGGCCCTGGTGGTCCAAGCGGCAGGGCGGATTGTGGTGATGCCGGGCGCCGGTGTGTCTGCAGGCAATGTAGTGCAATTGCGGGTCCTGACGGGAGCATATGAATTCCACGCGTCGGCGCGCCGTGTGGTAGCTGCACGGCGGTTAGGGCCTCATCCATATATCCGCGACTTGGGTGGAGACTACGCCTGCACAGATGCGGATAAAGTGCGGCAGATAGTGACCCTGTTGTCCCAGGAGTAA
- a CDS encoding sulfate ABC transporter substrate-binding protein, whose product MNRCIPIRYVAALLLGLLLSASLAHAREQMLLNVSYDPTREFYRDYNAAFAKYWKQTTAKTVKIETSHGGSGKQARSVIDGVEADVVTLALAYDVDAIVEKSHLINPSWQKRLPDNSAPYTSTVVFLVRKGNPNNIKDWPDLLRSGVQVITPNPKTSGGARWNYLAAWAYADYIFKGDREKILRYMRALFRNVPILDTGARGATTTFAQRGIGDVLLTWENEALLAQEELGPDKFEIVMPKLSILAEPSVALVDKNVDKHGNRAVAEAYLKYLYSSSGQRLAAKHFYRPRHPELADAADLARFPQIKLVTIGGAFGSWAKAQQEHFADGGVFDQIQAGK is encoded by the coding sequence ATGAACCGATGTATTCCAATTCGATATGTTGCAGCCTTGTTGTTGGGGCTGCTGTTGAGTGCCTCACTGGCGCACGCGCGCGAACAGATGCTGCTCAACGTGTCTTATGATCCGACCCGCGAGTTCTATCGCGACTATAACGCCGCCTTTGCGAAGTACTGGAAGCAGACGACCGCTAAGACGGTGAAGATCGAAACCTCACATGGTGGTTCGGGTAAGCAGGCGCGTTCGGTGATCGATGGGGTTGAGGCGGATGTGGTGACGTTGGCGCTGGCCTATGATGTTGACGCGATCGTGGAAAAATCGCATTTGATCAATCCTAGTTGGCAAAAGCGTTTGCCGGACAACAGTGCGCCTTACACTTCGACGGTCGTCTTTCTGGTGCGTAAGGGCAATCCGAACAATATTAAGGATTGGCCTGATCTGCTGCGTTCGGGGGTGCAGGTGATTACTCCGAACCCGAAAACCAGCGGGGGGGCGCGTTGGAATTATTTGGCAGCCTGGGCCTATGCCGACTATATCTTCAAGGGGGACCGCGAGAAGATCCTGCGTTACATGCGGGCCTTATTTCGCAATGTTCCGATCTTGGACACGGGCGCGCGGGGAGCGACGACGACGTTCGCGCAGCGTGGTATTGGTGACGTATTGTTGACTTGGGAGAATGAGGCGCTGTTGGCTCAGGAGGAGTTGGGCCCAGACAAATTTGAGATTGTAATGCCCAAACTATCGATCCTGGCGGAGCCATCAGTGGCATTGGTAGATAAGAACGTGGATAAGCATGGTAACCGTGCGGTGGCTGAGGCTTACTTGAAGTATTTGTATTCGTCGAGTGGGCAGAGATTGGCCGCCAAGCATTTTTACCGTCCTCGCCATCCTGAGTTGGCCGATGCTGCCGATTTGGCTAGGTTTCCTCAGATTAAGTTGGTGACGATCGGGGGAGCGTTTGGTTCCTGGGCTAAGGCACAGCAGGAGCATTTTGCCGATGGCGGTGTGTTCGACCAGATCCAGGCGGGAAAGTAG
- the cysT gene encoding sulfate ABC transporter permease subunit CysT, translated as MAESTVAPTYLPRRRVIPGLGLSLGITFVWLGLIVLIPLIGVFVKASGLGWSGLWQVWTEPRVLSALRVSFGVALVAAAFNAVMGTWVAWVFGRYHFPGKRVFDAMIDLPFALPTAVAGIALATLYGPNGWIGRWLDPAGIKVAYTPLGIVVALVFVGLPFVVRIVQPVLAEAEKELEEAAASLGANRWQTMFRVVLPGLWPAVLTGFALAFARGVGEYGSVIFIAGNLPNATEIAPLLITIRLEEFDYSAATAIAAAMLLLSFAVLLMINGLQARLLRGKQRGGR; from the coding sequence ATGGCTGAAAGTACTGTAGCGCCGACGTATTTACCACGTCGACGCGTGATTCCCGGACTTGGTCTGAGTTTGGGGATCACTTTTGTTTGGTTGGGACTGATCGTGTTAATCCCGCTGATTGGCGTATTTGTCAAGGCCAGTGGGTTGGGGTGGAGTGGATTATGGCAGGTGTGGACTGAACCACGGGTACTGTCTGCACTGCGGGTCAGTTTTGGCGTTGCGCTGGTTGCGGCAGCGTTTAACGCGGTGATGGGGACCTGGGTGGCCTGGGTGTTTGGGCGTTACCATTTTCCTGGTAAGCGTGTTTTCGACGCGATGATCGATTTACCGTTTGCATTGCCGACGGCAGTGGCCGGTATTGCCTTGGCGACATTGTATGGACCCAATGGATGGATAGGGCGCTGGTTGGATCCTGCCGGGATCAAGGTGGCTTACACCCCGTTGGGGATCGTGGTGGCGCTGGTGTTCGTTGGCCTGCCGTTCGTGGTGCGGATTGTCCAGCCGGTGTTGGCGGAGGCCGAGAAGGAGTTGGAGGAGGCTGCTGCCTCGCTCGGTGCGAACCGTTGGCAGACCATGTTTCGCGTCGTATTGCCAGGGCTATGGCCAGCGGTGTTGACCGGATTTGCGTTGGCTTTCGCGCGCGGAGTGGGCGAGTATGGGTCGGTGATTTTCATTGCTGGCAATTTACCCAATGCAACCGAGATCGCGCCCCTGCTCATTACAATCCGCTTGGAGGAGTTCGACTATTCTGCGGCCACAGCCATTGCGGCAGCGATGCTGTTGTTGTCATTCGCGGTGTTGTTAATGATCAACGGGCTGCAGGCACGCTTATTGCGTGGTAAACAGCGGGGAGGAAGATGA
- a CDS encoding glutamine--tRNA ligase/YqeY domain fusion protein: MSEIPASDASAQTEKKDFIRQIIREDLAHGKHTRIRTRFPPEPNGYLHIGHAKAIYLDFGIAAEFGGHCTLRMDDTNPAKEDPAFAAAIQDDVHWLGFHWDALRHTSDYFEVLYLAAEKLIADGQAYVCDLSAEQVREYRGTLTEPGRSSPWRERRVAENLALFRQMRAGLFPDGTRTLRAKIDMASGNINLRDPALYRIKHLEHQNTGNTWPIYPMYDFAHALSDAIEGITHSLCTLEFEDHRPLYDWCVNHVDLPNHPHLLNPLLDKGFPQEPSQPRQIEFSRLNINYTVMSKRKLTTLVDEKLVEGWDDPRMYTLQGLRRRGYTPAAMRLFVERIGISKQNSIIDFAVLENCLREDLDAVAPRRMATIAPLKLVLTNLPKDHEEILIFSNHPKDETQGTRTVPFSRELWIERDDFAEVPPKGWKRLVPGGEVRLRGAGIARVDDVVKNEAGDIVALHGWLDPTSRPGMEGAHRKVKGTIHWVSAFHAVAAEIRLYDRLFSIEKPDEHSDGKTYRDFLNPDSKRVVHGYVEPAAAQATPEHAFQFERLGYFVTDRHDHDAIHPVFNRSVTLRDTWQGR; encoded by the coding sequence ATGTCCGAGATCCCCGCTAGCGACGCCTCAGCTCAAACTGAGAAGAAAGACTTTATCCGCCAGATCATCCGAGAAGACCTGGCTCACGGCAAACACACGCGCATCCGTACCCGTTTCCCCCCCGAACCCAACGGTTACCTGCACATCGGCCATGCCAAGGCCATCTACCTGGACTTTGGCATCGCCGCGGAATTCGGCGGACACTGCACCCTCCGCATGGACGACACCAACCCCGCCAAGGAAGACCCCGCGTTTGCCGCAGCAATTCAGGACGACGTACATTGGCTAGGCTTCCATTGGGACGCCCTACGGCATACCTCAGATTATTTTGAAGTGCTCTACTTGGCCGCCGAAAAACTCATTGCCGATGGGCAAGCTTACGTCTGCGACCTCAGCGCCGAACAGGTACGCGAATACCGCGGCACCTTGACCGAACCAGGCCGCTCGTCACCGTGGCGCGAGCGTCGTGTCGCAGAAAACCTGGCGCTATTCCGACAGATGCGTGCCGGCCTATTTCCAGACGGAACACGTACCCTGCGTGCCAAGATCGACATGGCCAGTGGCAACATCAACCTGCGGGACCCGGCGCTCTACCGGATTAAACACCTCGAACATCAAAACACCGGCAACACCTGGCCGATCTATCCCATGTACGACTTCGCACACGCGCTGAGTGATGCGATCGAAGGCATCACCCATTCATTGTGCACCCTCGAATTCGAGGATCACCGCCCCCTGTACGACTGGTGCGTGAATCACGTCGACCTACCGAACCATCCACACTTGCTGAACCCATTATTGGACAAGGGCTTTCCTCAGGAACCCAGCCAACCTCGGCAAATTGAGTTCTCGCGCCTGAACATCAACTACACCGTGATGAGCAAACGCAAGCTCACCACACTAGTCGACGAAAAACTGGTCGAAGGCTGGGACGACCCACGCATGTACACACTGCAAGGTCTACGCCGACGCGGCTACACTCCAGCAGCGATGCGCCTGTTCGTGGAGCGGATCGGCATCAGCAAGCAGAACTCGATCATCGACTTTGCAGTGCTGGAAAACTGCTTACGCGAGGACCTGGACGCAGTGGCACCGCGCCGGATGGCAACCATCGCACCACTGAAGTTGGTGCTCACCAACCTGCCCAAGGACCACGAAGAAATACTGATCTTCTCCAACCATCCCAAAGACGAAACCCAAGGCACGCGAACAGTGCCGTTTTCACGCGAGCTATGGATCGAGCGCGACGATTTCGCCGAAGTTCCGCCCAAGGGCTGGAAAAGACTGGTTCCAGGTGGAGAGGTGCGCCTGCGCGGAGCCGGCATCGCACGCGTGGACGACGTGGTGAAAAACGAGGCAGGCGACATCGTCGCACTGCACGGCTGGCTGGATCCAACATCGCGTCCCGGCATGGAAGGCGCACACCGCAAGGTCAAAGGCACCATCCACTGGGTCAGTGCATTTCACGCCGTAGCCGCGGAAATCCGTCTGTACGACCGGCTGTTCTCCATTGAAAAACCAGACGAACACTCCGACGGAAAAACCTACCGCGACTTCCTCAACCCGGACTCTAAACGCGTCGTGCATGGCTACGTTGAACCAGCGGCGGCACAGGCCACGCCAGAACATGCATTCCAATTCGAGCGCTTGGGCTACTTCGTCACCGATCGCCATGACCACGACGCCATACACCCGGTCTTCAATCGCAGCGTCACGCTGCGTGACACATGGCAGGGCCGCTGA